One Kitasatospora sp. NBC_01266 genomic window carries:
- a CDS encoding DUF6907 domain-containing protein yields the protein MESTSGIPAEASTGSACPEWCDGGHREPSDWHYGSALLLTAPGGEGPPVPLLLKVALMGEADPETPGPILPSVDVEGIQEQALDAAGLEALIAGFERYVTELREFQRRYGAIARAAQHRAA from the coding sequence ATGGAGAGCACGTCAGGCATACCGGCGGAAGCCAGTACCGGGTCAGCCTGCCCGGAGTGGTGCGACGGCGGGCATCGTGAGCCGTCCGATTGGCACTACGGCTCGGCCTTGCTGTTGACCGCTCCGGGCGGTGAGGGACCGCCCGTGCCGCTGCTGCTGAAGGTTGCGCTCATGGGTGAAGCCGACCCGGAGACGCCTGGGCCGATCCTGCCGTCCGTTGATGTGGAGGGCATACAGGAGCAGGCACTGGACGCAGCAGGGCTGGAAGCGCTGATAGCGGGGTTCGAGCGGTACGTGACAGAGCTGAGAGAGTTCCAGCGTCGCTACGGCGCGATCGCGCGCGCCGCCCAGCACCGCGCGGCGTGA
- a CDS encoding nucleotidyl transferase AbiEii/AbiGii toxin family protein: MDELHARLIRICLAALADDFGFALAGGYAIQAHQIVNRLSDDVDLFTPFERRDQMPAATTRALSALWEEGLEAEAATTSETYVRLQVTDPATGRETKVELVAEFLSHPPVEAALGPVLHPDDVAAGKMTALFSRAEVRDFIDVDGLLRAGYTRERLIELAEQRDGGFDTAVLADMFASIQRFNDRQFASYGIDVHRATIIRGTFLRWREQLLPGNSSSPRGTAARARSGLPTGEPHMPASQSQPLTEAPRDDGRTR, translated from the coding sequence GTGGACGAACTGCACGCACGCCTGATCCGAATCTGCCTCGCTGCCCTCGCCGACGACTTCGGGTTCGCCCTCGCGGGCGGCTACGCCATCCAGGCGCACCAGATCGTCAACCGGCTCAGCGACGACGTGGACCTGTTCACGCCCTTCGAGCGCAGGGATCAGATGCCGGCAGCCACGACTCGCGCCTTGTCTGCCCTCTGGGAGGAAGGTCTGGAGGCGGAAGCCGCGACCACATCGGAGACCTACGTAAGGCTCCAGGTGACCGACCCAGCAACCGGGCGGGAAACGAAGGTAGAACTGGTCGCCGAGTTCCTTTCCCACCCACCCGTCGAAGCAGCACTCGGCCCAGTCCTGCACCCTGACGACGTAGCAGCCGGCAAGATGACCGCGCTCTTCTCCCGAGCCGAGGTCCGTGACTTCATCGACGTCGACGGCCTGCTGCGCGCCGGATACACCCGCGAGCGTCTGATCGAACTCGCCGAGCAGCGCGATGGCGGCTTCGACACCGCCGTCCTCGCTGACATGTTCGCCAGCATCCAGCGTTTCAACGACCGCCAATTCGCGTCATACGGGATCGACGTCCACCGGGCGACGATCATCCGAGGCACTTTCCTGCGCTGGCGCGAACAATTGCTTCCCGGTAACAGCAGCAGTCCCCGAGGCACGGCGGCCCGCGCTCGCTCCGGCTTGCCTACTGGAGAGCCGCACATGCCAGCCTCACAATCGCAGCCTCTGACCGAAGCGCCCCGGGACGACGGTCGGACCCGCTGA
- the leuE gene encoding leucine efflux protein LeuE, with protein sequence MLGVTGLATYTLGALIIVLLPGPNSIYVLSVAARKGIRTGYRAAAGVFLGDFTLITLTSLGAASLLKANPEAFAVVKFGGAAYLLWIGFGMLRAARSLWLERHAAAEPEPEPTPEPEAAAERPFRRALVISLLNPKAILFLLSFFTQFVDPHYGMPALSFLLLGGILQAMSFLYLSTLIFAGTRLAAAFRRRRALSAGLTSAVALLFAGFAAKLAASSA encoded by the coding sequence GTGCTGGGAGTCACCGGCCTCGCCACCTACACGCTCGGGGCGCTGATCATCGTCCTGCTGCCCGGCCCGAACTCGATCTACGTGCTCTCGGTGGCCGCCCGCAAGGGCATTCGCACCGGCTACCGGGCCGCTGCCGGCGTCTTCCTCGGCGACTTCACCCTGATCACCCTCACCTCGCTGGGCGCCGCCTCGCTGCTCAAGGCCAACCCCGAGGCCTTCGCGGTGGTGAAGTTCGGCGGCGCGGCGTACCTGCTCTGGATCGGCTTCGGCATGCTCCGCGCCGCCCGCTCCCTCTGGCTCGAACGCCACGCCGCCGCCGAGCCGGAGCCGGAACCGACCCCGGAGCCGGAGGCCGCCGCCGAGCGCCCGTTCCGCCGGGCGCTGGTGATCAGCCTGCTCAACCCCAAGGCGATCCTCTTCCTGCTCTCCTTCTTCACCCAGTTCGTCGACCCCCACTACGGCATGCCGGCCCTCTCCTTCTTGCTGCTCGGCGGCATCCTGCAGGCGATGAGCTTCCTCTACCTCTCCACCCTGATCTTCGCCGGCACCCGCCTGGCCGCCGCCTTCCGCCGCCGCCGGGCCCTGTCCGCCGGCCTCACCAGCGCCGTCGCCCTCCTCTTCGCCGGCTTCGCCGCCAAGCTCGCCGCCTCCTCCGCCTGA
- a CDS encoding GNAT family N-acetyltransferase, which yields MFAISLSETLPAELRPLEPWRAEEFLAHMDRARANLDRFIGFASLTTDVDSARATLQRYADMAAADTGAIYGIWLDGTLVGGVMYPHFDTKHRNCEIGVWAEPAGEGLGLISAGVRHLIELAVAERGMQRVEWYSSSTNARSRAVAQRVGMRLDGVLRSYYAHNGIRHDKEVWSILAQEWLDSEQRPVRPVR from the coding sequence GTGTTCGCCATATCCCTCTCCGAGACCCTGCCCGCCGAGCTGCGCCCGCTGGAGCCCTGGCGGGCCGAGGAGTTCCTGGCCCACATGGATCGGGCGCGGGCCAACCTCGACCGGTTCATCGGCTTCGCCTCGCTCACCACCGATGTCGACTCCGCCCGCGCCACGCTGCAGCGCTACGCCGACATGGCGGCCGCCGACACCGGCGCGATCTACGGCATCTGGCTGGACGGCACGCTGGTCGGCGGCGTGATGTACCCGCACTTCGACACCAAGCACCGCAACTGCGAGATCGGCGTCTGGGCGGAGCCGGCGGGGGAGGGGCTCGGCCTGATCTCGGCCGGGGTCCGGCACCTGATCGAGCTCGCGGTGGCGGAGCGCGGCATGCAGCGCGTCGAGTGGTACAGCAGCAGCACCAACGCCCGCAGCCGGGCGGTGGCGCAGCGGGTCGGCATGCGGCTGGACGGCGTGCTGCGCTCGTACTACGCGCACAACGGGATCCGGCACGACAAGGAGGTCTGGTCGATCCTCGCGCAGGAGTGGCTCGACTCCGAGCAGCGTCCGGTGCGGCCGGTACGATAA
- a CDS encoding TetR/AcrR family transcriptional regulator has product MTPARGDHDARRRDVSEAVWRVLAGRGFGGLTLRAVAAELGASTGLLTHYFPNKQALLRTALEVLDQRNQDRPRRTPTAEGLAAVRATLLDILPLTTESADANRIWVSSWDIALADPELAAEHAERYRRSRARLAGHVTTAQARGELPAGRPAADLAAAAQSFTLGLITQALLAPQEFPPERQIRLLDDWLADVARH; this is encoded by the coding sequence ATGACGCCCGCCCGTGGAGACCATGACGCCCGCCGCCGAGACGTCTCCGAGGCGGTCTGGCGGGTGCTCGCCGGCCGGGGCTTCGGCGGACTGACACTGCGCGCGGTGGCCGCCGAGCTGGGCGCCTCGACCGGGCTGCTGACCCACTACTTCCCGAACAAGCAGGCGCTGCTGCGCACCGCGCTGGAGGTGCTCGACCAGCGCAACCAGGACCGCCCGCGCCGCACCCCGACCGCCGAGGGGCTGGCCGCGGTGCGCGCCACCCTGCTCGACATCCTGCCGCTGACCACCGAGTCGGCCGACGCGAACCGGATCTGGGTCAGCTCCTGGGACATCGCCCTGGCCGACCCCGAACTCGCCGCGGAGCACGCCGAGCGCTACCGCCGCTCACGGGCCCGGCTCGCCGGCCACGTCACGACCGCCCAGGCGCGCGGTGAACTGCCGGCCGGCCGGCCCGCCGCGGACCTGGCCGCCGCCGCCCAGTCCTTCACCCTCGGACTGATCACCCAGGCGCTGCTGGCCCCGCAGGAGTTCCCACCTGAGCGCCAGATCCGGTTGCTGGACGACTGGTTGGCCGACGTCGCACGCCACTGA
- a CDS encoding alpha/beta hydrolase has product MRPGQPATQPAAALRRVLGLAAAGLLLVGCTGGHRTGAVGAPAASSDGGGSATASAPGVTPLQPLPAAIPAALASYYAQQLDWKPCDQGFECTTFKVPVDYDHPAGGDLTLAAARRVADGAGGARRLGSLLLNPGGPGGSAVEYLESVAPGYQPAVRAAYDLVGLDPRGVGRSSPISCLSGDRMDAFAAVDSTPASPAGIDQLVAADKEFAAGCQQHAGALLGHVSTIEAARDMDVLRALLGDPRLNYVGKSYGTLLGATYAGLFPSRVGRLVLDGAMDPSLDSLDGNRAQAGGFETAWNSFVKDCDTHPDCPVGQNVQQAGQQLDALLSGFEAKPLQVDGTRQLTEAQAVTGVIEAMYADFLWPELRSALTAAKSGDGAPLLRLSDSYYGRAADGSYPNLMFANMAVNCLDLPPAFDSPTEVQRAVPDFEQASPHFGRDMAWMALACAYWPVKATGTPHTVRAAGAAPIVVVGTTRDPATPYAWARSLAGQLESGRLVTYDGDGHTAYGLGNDCVDSAVNHYLLEGQPPAPGLRCAK; this is encoded by the coding sequence ATGCGCCCTGGTCAGCCCGCCACCCAGCCCGCCGCCGCGCTTCGCCGGGTCCTCGGACTGGCCGCCGCAGGGCTGCTGCTGGTGGGGTGCACCGGCGGCCACCGGACCGGCGCCGTGGGTGCGCCCGCCGCCTCCTCGGACGGCGGCGGGTCCGCCACCGCGTCCGCCCCCGGGGTCACGCCGCTGCAGCCGCTGCCCGCCGCGATCCCCGCCGCGCTGGCCTCGTACTACGCCCAGCAGCTCGACTGGAAGCCGTGCGACCAGGGCTTCGAGTGCACCACCTTCAAGGTGCCGGTGGACTACGACCACCCGGCGGGCGGCGACCTCACCCTGGCCGCCGCGCGCCGGGTGGCCGACGGCGCGGGTGGCGCCCGGCGGCTCGGCTCGCTGCTGCTCAATCCGGGCGGCCCGGGCGGCTCGGCGGTGGAGTACCTGGAGTCGGTGGCCCCCGGCTACCAGCCGGCCGTGCGCGCCGCCTACGACCTGGTGGGCCTGGACCCGCGCGGGGTCGGTCGGAGCAGCCCGATCAGCTGCCTGAGCGGGGACCGGATGGACGCCTTCGCCGCCGTCGACAGCACGCCCGCGAGTCCGGCGGGGATCGACCAGCTGGTCGCCGCCGACAAGGAGTTCGCGGCCGGCTGCCAGCAGCACGCGGGCGCCCTGCTCGGCCACGTCAGCACCATCGAGGCGGCCCGCGACATGGACGTGCTGCGGGCGCTGCTCGGGGATCCCCGGCTCAACTACGTCGGCAAGTCCTACGGCACCCTGCTCGGTGCGACCTACGCCGGGCTCTTCCCGTCCCGGGTCGGCCGGCTGGTGCTGGACGGTGCGATGGATCCCTCGCTGGACTCGCTGGACGGCAACCGCGCCCAGGCCGGCGGCTTCGAAACGGCCTGGAACTCCTTCGTCAAGGACTGCGACACCCATCCGGACTGCCCCGTCGGCCAGAACGTCCAGCAGGCCGGTCAGCAACTCGACGCGCTCCTCAGCGGGTTCGAGGCCAAGCCGCTGCAGGTCGACGGCACCCGGCAGCTGACCGAGGCCCAGGCGGTGACCGGGGTGATCGAGGCGATGTACGCCGACTTCCTCTGGCCCGAGCTGCGCAGCGCGCTGACGGCGGCCAAGAGCGGCGACGGTGCTCCGCTGCTGCGGCTCTCCGACTCGTACTACGGACGTGCGGCGGACGGCAGTTACCCCAACCTGATGTTCGCCAACATGGCCGTCAACTGCCTGGACCTGCCGCCCGCCTTCGACTCTCCGACCGAAGTCCAGCGCGCGGTGCCGGACTTCGAGCAGGCCTCGCCGCACTTCGGGCGGGACATGGCCTGGATGGCGCTGGCCTGCGCCTACTGGCCCGTCAAGGCGACCGGCACGCCGCACACCGTCCGGGCGGCCGGCGCCGCGCCGATCGTGGTGGTCGGCACCACCCGTGACCCGGCCACGCCGTACGCCTGGGCGCGGTCGCTGGCCGGGCAGTTGGAGTCGGGGCGGCTGGTGACCTACGACGGCGACGGGCACACCGCGTACGGGCTGGGCAACGACTGCGTGGACTCGGCCGTCAACCACTACCTGCTGGAGGGGCAACCGCCGGCCCCGGGGTTGCGCTGCGCGAAGTAG
- a CDS encoding DNA polymerase III subunit delta', whose product MAVWDDLVGQERVVEQLTAAARAARATVLAGRSGGPAAGGNASLMTHAWLFTGPPGAGQTTAARAFAAALQCTSPDLEVGGVPGCGFCDGCHTVMSESHADVKFVRSDGLSIGVGDMRDLVLRASSYPTGGRWSVILIDAAHRLTEAAANALLKGVEEPSPRTVWLLCAPSVQDTLPTIRSRCRHLVLRTPTAEAVADLLVRRDGVEPGLAELAARAGQGDIERSRRLAVDEQTRGRRLEVLRIPLEVADIGGCLAAAQRLVDTAKADAEALAETRDAKETDDLRAVYGAAEGLGGKAPRGMAGAVKELEKRQKSRATRTRRETLGVALLDLLGFYRDVLALQLGSTGALANEDQRPALDKVATAGPPEGTLRRIEAVLACRRALDRNVDPLLAVEAMTVALRAG is encoded by the coding sequence GTGGCCGTCTGGGACGACCTGGTGGGCCAGGAGCGGGTGGTGGAACAGCTCACCGCCGCTGCCCGGGCCGCCCGGGCGACGGTGCTCGCGGGGCGCTCCGGTGGGCCCGCGGCCGGCGGCAACGCCTCGCTGATGACGCACGCCTGGCTCTTCACCGGCCCGCCCGGCGCGGGTCAGACCACCGCGGCCCGAGCCTTCGCCGCCGCGCTCCAGTGCACCAGCCCGGACCTCGAAGTGGGCGGCGTGCCCGGCTGCGGGTTCTGCGACGGCTGTCACACCGTCATGTCCGAGAGCCACGCGGACGTGAAGTTCGTCCGCAGCGACGGCCTGTCCATCGGCGTCGGCGACATGCGTGACCTGGTGCTGCGCGCGTCCAGCTACCCGACCGGCGGCCGCTGGTCGGTGATCCTGATCGACGCCGCCCACCGGCTCACCGAAGCGGCGGCGAACGCGCTGCTCAAGGGGGTTGAGGAGCCCTCGCCGAGGACCGTCTGGCTGCTCTGCGCCCCGTCCGTCCAGGACACCCTGCCCACCATCCGCTCGCGCTGCCGCCACCTGGTGCTGCGCACGCCGACGGCCGAGGCGGTGGCCGACCTGCTGGTGCGCCGCGACGGGGTGGAGCCGGGGCTGGCCGAGCTGGCCGCCCGCGCCGGGCAGGGCGACATCGAGCGCTCGCGTCGCCTCGCGGTGGACGAGCAGACCCGCGGCCGCCGCCTGGAGGTGCTGCGGATCCCGCTGGAGGTGGCCGACATCGGGGGCTGCCTGGCCGCCGCGCAGCGCCTGGTGGACACCGCCAAGGCGGACGCGGAGGCGCTGGCCGAGACCCGGGACGCCAAGGAGACCGACGACCTGAGGGCCGTGTACGGCGCCGCCGAGGGGCTCGGTGGCAAGGCCCCGCGCGGGATGGCCGGAGCGGTCAAGGAACTGGAGAAGCGGCAGAAGAGCCGGGCCACCCGGACCCGCCGCGAGACGCTCGGGGTCGCGCTGCTGGACCTGCTGGGCTTCTACCGCGACGTGCTCGCCCTGCAGCTCGGCTCGACCGGCGCGCTGGCCAACGAGGACCAGCGGCCCGCGTTGGACAAGGTGGCCACGGCCGGTCCGCCCGAGGGCACGCTGCGCCGGATCGAGGCGGTGCTGGCCTGCCGTCGGGCGCTGGACCGCAACGTCGATCCGCTGCTCGCCGTCGAAGCCATGACGGTGGCGCTGCGCGCGGGGTGA
- the tmk gene encoding dTMP kinase — MTSEQQPIPTAEAAAPPPDLPQVAPAGTSGERARALLRLRPYRRLWVTQLLGGTGDRLAFLVLVALTVAAASRAGEFGGGYRGVAFALTLVFAVRLAATALVGVALLGPLHRLLTGRLDRRWTLIGADVLRAVLVAVAPWWIVWAHGDGATYALLATVFAAGAAERVWSVAKGVTVPSLLPLANGPALPADGQQGLAAQRPSAANLDTLRTLDLRTGWATLPLAAIALIGLTLVNNLAAALGSHWLRGHQVTVATLGAAGLFAASAALLYLQDLPRRAAAGAPVSPLRGLRAPTDATPGPAFGKGRTGSAPYFTFAVAAAYASMAGVAALALLTAAEHGAGPIGYGLLVLAATGLPWLGLRLTRVTLPALSRRRLLAIALLLLGAALILAGLVFDYVLILLLTAVAGTAAGIVVGVGRALLAQEVEETRLSRVTEHLYAVLRIVVGGALVTMPLLAAGYGEIDYGDRGPGSFTFIHGGAALAVATAGVLTLALAGVVLLKTDDQRGTVPFGRELLEALGRGREIPEHRASGAGFFIALEGGDGAGKSTQAQALAEWIRSKGHEVVLTREPGGSPVGQRLRGLVLDVGNTGLSHRAEALIYAADRAEHVENVIRPALARGAVVITDRYMDSSIAYQGAGRDLAATEVARISRWATGGLVPDLTVVLDVDPTKARERFTEALDRLESEPTEFHARVRAGFLALAAADPVRYLVVDGSAAPATVTTAIRHRLDRELPLSDQEKAARREQERLAKEAAERRAAEEARQKAEAEAAERKRLELLEQLRAEQAEKERVAKEEAERKAAEEARKAAEEARLKAEQEAERRAAEEAARRAEEEARLAAEAAERARREAEAAQQAELQRQRDVQRAEQRRRAEEALQRSEAIRVAEAAAAAAAAANDAAAITAELPKPAVPGADDLTEEISEQDRQAAVAAAEAAARRAQSSQSSQSSQSSKPSKPSESAVEQTAVLPKATPSGPPPPVRPVEERVPPGLWRPEPAPADPTRELPRVAADEPTQVQRPARPSWAEETPMDDLPSLTDSLLGSREEWARWEDTGPEDGEPDGGKGRRKRK; from the coding sequence TGGTCTTCGCGGTTCGGCTGGCGGCCACCGCGCTGGTCGGCGTGGCGCTGCTCGGCCCGCTGCACCGGCTGCTCACCGGCAGGCTGGACCGGCGCTGGACGCTGATCGGCGCCGACGTGCTGCGTGCGGTGCTGGTCGCGGTGGCGCCTTGGTGGATCGTCTGGGCGCACGGCGACGGTGCGACCTACGCGCTGCTCGCCACCGTCTTCGCGGCCGGCGCCGCCGAGCGGGTCTGGTCGGTGGCCAAGGGGGTCACCGTGCCGAGCCTGCTGCCGTTGGCCAACGGTCCCGCGCTGCCCGCCGACGGGCAGCAGGGCCTCGCCGCGCAGCGGCCGTCGGCGGCCAACCTGGACACCCTGCGGACCCTGGACCTGCGCACCGGCTGGGCCACCCTGCCGCTGGCCGCGATCGCACTGATCGGCCTCACCCTGGTCAACAACCTGGCCGCCGCGCTCGGCTCGCACTGGCTGCGAGGGCATCAGGTCACGGTGGCCACCCTCGGTGCGGCCGGGCTCTTCGCCGCCTCGGCCGCCCTGCTGTACCTCCAGGACCTGCCGCGCCGGGCCGCCGCCGGGGCACCCGTCTCCCCGCTGCGCGGCCTGCGCGCGCCCACCGACGCGACGCCCGGCCCGGCGTTCGGCAAGGGCCGCACTGGTTCCGCTCCGTACTTCACCTTCGCGGTGGCCGCCGCCTACGCCTCGATGGCCGGTGTCGCCGCGCTGGCGCTGCTCACCGCCGCCGAGCACGGCGCCGGGCCGATCGGCTACGGCCTGCTGGTGCTCGCCGCCACCGGCCTGCCCTGGCTGGGGCTGCGGCTCACCCGGGTCACGCTGCCCGCGCTCTCCCGCCGCCGGCTGCTGGCGATCGCGCTGCTGCTGCTCGGCGCCGCGCTGATCCTGGCCGGACTGGTCTTCGACTACGTGCTGATCCTGCTGCTCACCGCGGTGGCCGGGACGGCCGCCGGGATCGTGGTCGGGGTCGGCCGGGCGCTGCTCGCCCAGGAGGTCGAGGAGACCCGGCTGTCCCGGGTCACCGAGCACCTCTACGCGGTGCTGCGCATCGTGGTCGGCGGGGCGCTGGTCACGATGCCGCTGCTGGCGGCCGGCTACGGCGAGATCGACTACGGCGACCGCGGGCCCGGCAGCTTCACCTTCATCCACGGCGGCGCGGCGCTCGCGGTGGCCACCGCCGGGGTGCTGACCCTGGCGCTGGCCGGCGTGGTGCTGCTCAAGACGGACGACCAGCGTGGCACCGTGCCGTTCGGCCGCGAGCTGCTGGAGGCGCTGGGCCGGGGCCGCGAGATCCCCGAGCACCGGGCGAGTGGCGCAGGGTTCTTCATCGCGCTGGAGGGCGGCGACGGAGCCGGCAAGTCGACCCAGGCGCAGGCGCTGGCCGAGTGGATCCGCAGCAAGGGCCACGAGGTGGTGCTGACCCGCGAGCCCGGCGGCAGCCCGGTCGGGCAGCGGCTGCGCGGCCTGGTCCTGGACGTCGGCAACACCGGCCTGTCGCACCGTGCCGAGGCGCTGATCTACGCGGCCGACCGGGCCGAGCACGTGGAGAACGTGATCCGGCCCGCGCTGGCCCGCGGCGCGGTGGTGATCACCGACCGCTACATGGACTCCTCGATCGCCTACCAGGGGGCCGGGCGTGACCTGGCCGCCACCGAGGTGGCCCGGATCTCGCGCTGGGCTACCGGTGGCCTGGTGCCCGACCTGACCGTGGTGCTGGACGTCGACCCGACCAAGGCCCGGGAGCGGTTCACCGAGGCGCTGGACCGGCTGGAGTCCGAGCCGACCGAGTTCCACGCCCGGGTCCGGGCCGGGTTCCTCGCGCTGGCGGCGGCCGATCCGGTGCGCTACCTGGTGGTCGACGGCAGTGCCGCGCCGGCCACGGTGACCACCGCGATCCGGCACCGCCTGGACCGTGAGCTGCCGCTCTCCGACCAGGAGAAGGCGGCCCGGCGTGAGCAGGAGCGGCTGGCGAAGGAGGCCGCCGAGCGGCGGGCGGCCGAGGAGGCCCGGCAGAAGGCCGAGGCCGAGGCCGCCGAGCGCAAGCGGCTCGAACTGCTGGAGCAACTGCGCGCCGAGCAGGCCGAGAAGGAGCGGGTGGCCAAGGAGGAGGCCGAGCGCAAGGCCGCCGAGGAGGCGCGCAAGGCCGCTGAGGAGGCCCGGCTCAAGGCCGAGCAGGAGGCCGAGCGGCGCGCGGCCGAGGAAGCCGCCCGCAGGGCCGAGGAAGAGGCCAGGCTGGCCGCCGAGGCTGCCGAGCGGGCCCGCCGGGAGGCGGAGGCCGCCCAGCAGGCCGAGCTCCAGCGACAGCGGGACGTGCAGCGCGCCGAGCAGCGCAGGCGTGCCGAGGAGGCGCTGCAGCGGTCCGAGGCGATCCGGGTGGCGGAGGCGGCGGCTGCCGCCGCGGCTGCCGCGAACGACGCCGCGGCGATCACGGCGGAGCTGCCGAAGCCGGCGGTCCCCGGGGCGGACGACCTGACGGAGGAGATCTCCGAGCAGGACCGCCAGGCGGCGGTGGCGGCGGCGGAGGCCGCTGCCCGCCGGGCGCAGTCGTCGCAGTCGTCGCAGTCGTCGCAGTCGTCGAAGCCGTCGAAGCCGTCGGAGTCGGCCGTGGAGCAGACCGCGGTGCTGCCCAAGGCCACGCCGAGCGGGCCGCCGCCGCCGGTGCGGCCGGTCGAGGAGCGGGTGCCGCCGGGCCTGTGGCGCCCCGAGCCGGCGCCGGCCGACCCCACGCGCGAGCTGCCGAGGGTGGCGGCGGACGAGCCGACCCAGGTGCAGCGGCCGGCCCGCCCGTCCTGGGCCGAGGAGACGCCGATGGACGACCTGCCGTCGCTGACCGACTCGCTGCTCGGCTCACGTGAGGAGTGGGCGCGCTGGGAGGACACCGGGCCCGAGGACGGGGAGCCGGACGGCGGCAAGGGGCGTCGCAAGCGCAAGTGA